The sequence AACACGAATCACGGTTCCTTTGGCATCCATAACCTCCAGGGTATCATCGGATTCATTGCGAATGATACCAACGACCACCTTACCGTCCAGCAAAGCCAGCACGGCGGTTTCGAATCCTTTCGCGATCGCTTTGTTCGGTGCGACGATTGCTTCGAGCAGATAACGGCGGTCTTTATCACGGCCGATTCCCGATAGATCGGGGCCGACTTCGCCGCCGTTATTGCGGATTTGATGACAGCGCCGACAGGAAGTGTCGCTACGACCAAAAAAGATTTCACGTCCCCGGGCAGCATTACCACCAGACAGCGATTCGAGGTAGTTTGCTAGCGCATCTCCTTCGGGACGCTGAGCTTCAAACTGATCACGAAGTTGATCGAGTTCGGGAGATTTCTTCAGAGCGGCCGCCTTGAGCAGATCCAGTTGAATTTCCGCGGAAACCTCCTGCTTGACCAGTCGCTGCATCCAGTTGGTCAGGATGGTAGTCGCTTCCGGGATCTGCATCTCAGCCAGGGTCTCGATGGCGCCCTGTTTTTCTGAGGTTTGTCCCGATTCAATGGCCTGTTCCAGGGGCTGCAGGGCGGCCTCTGGTTCGTGGCGGGCCAGTACATTGCGACCTGCGACCCTCAATGCGGCATGCTTGTCCCGAATTGCGGATTTAGCGATCTCTGAAATGCCCGGGTAGCCGAGTTTATCCAGCGCCTTGAGCGATGCGACGCGCACATCAACAGGACGTTTCGAATCTTCCACCATTTTAGCCAGCATGGGGGCGGCTTCCTTGATGCCATATTTCGCTGCCAGTCCGGTGCCTGCTTCCTTGATCTTCTCCGAGCTGCTGAACAGGTCGGGGACGATGGGGCCAACGATTTCCGCCAGTTCGACCGGTTGCCGGTTTTCGATGGGCTGCCAGCGTCCGAGAACCCGATCGAGGGGCTCCGGTTCGTTCCACTGGCTCAATTCCTGAATCGCTTCCAGGCGGAGCGTTTCAGGGACATTTTTATCGGCGGCGATCTTTGCCACCAGGGCGGCGTTTTCTGCACCTCCCAGTCGGAAGTTCGCATTCATCACCCGACGGAGCAGGGGATCAGCCATGTCCGGACTCAGGGAAACAGCTGCGAGGTCTGGTACCGCTGCTGGAATCGGAGCATCGTTAATCGCCCGGGCTGCTTCGAGCACGATCTGGGGATCGGAATCCTGCAGGAACAGACCAACTTCCTTACGCTGCAGGCGACGCAGAGCGACAACCGCAGCCAGGCGAACTGCCGCGGATTCATTGTTAGCCGCGGCAATCAACTGGTCGGCAGCCCCGATACGGGACAGTGCCAGAATCGCAGAATGACGCAGCATCGGGTCGGCATTGTTATTCTGTTTGAGCAAGTCGAACAATGCGGGAACCGCCGCCTGTGACTTAAAGTACCCCAAGGCAACTGCAGCGAAGTATTGTACGCGGGCATTCGAATCTTTGAGCAGTTCAATCAGGGTCGGAGTTGCAGAAGTAAATCCGGCTTCCCCGATCACTTTGGCAGTCTGAGCTCTGACTTCGCTGTCCTGATCGTTGAGCAGACTTTGAATGCCGGCGACTGCAGAACTTGTCTGACGCCCCAGCTGTCCGATGCCCCAGATGGCATGCAGGCGGGCAAACAAATCTTTCCCATTCAGGGCGACCTTCTGTAGAGAATCCAGGGCACTCCGATTAACGAGGGCGAACTGGGCTTCCATGCGAATTCGCTGATCCGGATGCGCGAGCAGACCGACCAGTTCCTCAGTGGAACGTTCTGAAAAGCCTTCTTTCATCAGTTCTGCAGAGTGAACTTCTTTCGCTTCCCCTGCATGTTTGGTATCAGTGAACTGGTAGATGCGGCCTTTGCCCAGTCCGTTCCAGCCGTTGACCCAGTCAGAGACATACATGCTGCCGTCGTAGCCAAAGTCGACGTCGGTCGCGAGGATCTGCCAGATGAATTCGTGAGAGTCGGTCAGTTCAAAGGAAGCTCCCTTCGGTTTAACGGCAAACGAACGGATACCGCTGCGTGAGGGCGTACCCCGGAAGTCGGCCAGGAAGAAGTGACCTTTATAACGATCAGAGAGACCCACGCCCGGGTAGTGGACCAGTCCGGAAGGACCATCAGACAAATTTACGATCGGGGGAACCATGTAAGCCGGCTGACCTTCGTGGGCGGGATGCCAGATCTTTTCACGGTTGAAAGGGCCACGGTCGGACAGGTACTGGTAGTACATCCGCCAGCCGGTATCTCCCCCTTCGACAACATAGACCCAGCGGGCCTTGTCGCCGCTGTCTGAGTTGTTGTCGCCTGTGAACAGGTTGCCGTAATCGTCAAACGCCAGTTCCTGTGGGTTACGCAGACCGTAGGCGAATTCTTCGAGCTCGGTGCCGTCCAGGTTACAGCGGAAGACGGCTCCCGTGTCAGGGCGAAACAGATGTTTGCCTTCTTTGGTTTTGATATTGTATCCCCGGTCGCCGATGCTGAAGTAGAGCCGACCGTCGGGACCGAGCTTCAGTCCGTGCAGGTCGTGTCCGCGGAAGGCGACTCTAACCCCGTAACCGCTGCTCAATTTTTCCCGCAGGGTGGCTTTCCCCTCACCGGCCGTGTCTTTGAGACGCCAGACATGGGGAATGCAGGTGTAATAGACGTATCCACCACGGGCCAGTACGCCGGCCCCGGTGCCGTCTTCAATGTTATTGAAGCCATCCGCGAAGACGCTGGCATGGTCGGCTTTGCCGTCGTGATCCCGATCCTCGACCAGGCGGATC comes from Gimesia chilikensis and encodes:
- a CDS encoding PVC-type heme-binding CxxCH protein, with the protein product MFPAHCLQLPFRLRLLLACSVSLIPFLNPHKAFSETPYTPAIAEASQEGEQAISGFRVPEGMHVSLFAAEPLMANPVAFCIDEQGRFYVAETYRQSKGVEDNRSHMDWLHDDLAAETVADRVAYFKKHLKENVKDYTLEHDRIRLVEDRDHDGKADHASVFADGFNNIEDGTGAGVLARGGYVYYTCIPHVWRLKDTAGEGKATLREKLSSGYGVRVAFRGHDLHGLKLGPDGRLYFSIGDRGYNIKTKEGKHLFRPDTGAVFRCNLDGTELEEFAYGLRNPQELAFDDYGNLFTGDNNSDSGDKARWVYVVEGGDTGWRMYYQYLSDRGPFNREKIWHPAHEGQPAYMVPPIVNLSDGPSGLVHYPGVGLSDRYKGHFFLADFRGTPSRSGIRSFAVKPKGASFELTDSHEFIWQILATDVDFGYDGSMYVSDWVNGWNGLGKGRIYQFTDTKHAGEAKEVHSAELMKEGFSERSTEELVGLLAHPDQRIRMEAQFALVNRSALDSLQKVALNGKDLFARLHAIWGIGQLGRQTSSAVAGIQSLLNDQDSEVRAQTAKVIGEAGFTSATPTLIELLKDSNARVQYFAAVALGYFKSQAAVPALFDLLKQNNNADPMLRHSAILALSRIGAADQLIAAANNESAAVRLAAVVALRRLQRKEVGLFLQDSDPQIVLEAARAINDAPIPAAVPDLAAVSLSPDMADPLLRRVMNANFRLGGAENAALVAKIAADKNVPETLRLEAIQELSQWNEPEPLDRVLGRWQPIENRQPVELAEIVGPIVPDLFSSSEKIKEAGTGLAAKYGIKEAAPMLAKMVEDSKRPVDVRVASLKALDKLGYPGISEIAKSAIRDKHAALRVAGRNVLARHEPEAALQPLEQAIESGQTSEKQGAIETLAEMQIPEATTILTNWMQRLVKQEVSAEIQLDLLKAAALKKSPELDQLRDQFEAQRPEGDALANYLESLSGGNAARGREIFFGRSDTSCRRCHQIRNNGGEVGPDLSGIGRDKDRRYLLEAIVAPNKAIAKGFETAVLALLDGKVVVGIIRNESDDTLEVMDAKGTVIRVPKDEIDERATGKSAMPEEIVKQLSKDDLRDLVEFLFQQKQKPKGPSNKHEG